The nucleotide window ACCGCCGACATCGGCGAGCAAGGTCAGGATCGAACCCTTGCTGACCCGGTCGAAGAAGTTCTCCGAGGTCGGCCGCCACCAGCTTGCGACATCGATTTCCATGATGGTCGCAAGCCGGTTTTGCAGCGGGGACTGCTCGGCGCGGGAATTTGGCGCTTCGAGCGACATCGCGACGATATAGGCGAGCCAGGCCGCCTTGGCGTCGTCGTCGAGACCGCGGAAGGCCTCGAACCGGTCGACCTGCGACTGGTACTCGGTCCAGCCGGCATCGAGCCCGTCATGGGCTTCGGCGAGATAGCTACGGGCGCGGGTCGCAGGCTGCTCGCCGGTGACCGGGTCCTGGGGCGAGCGAGCGCGAATGGTCGAGCCATAGGCGCTTTCGGCGGTCATGCGATCGTCGATCATGACGAAGAGCGCATAATCGAGCGCGAGGGCCGGGTGGCTGAGGAGCGTCGCCGCCAGGACGTCGCGCCGCTGCATCGCGAGCTCGTCGTAGAGCCGCGCGCTGAGCGGCTTGCCGCCCGGAGCCACCGCTTCCGGCCGGGAGGCCGGGGTCGCGGATTCCCTGCCGGCACCGCTCGGCCGGCCGCGCGAACCTTTGTCCGCGGTGTCGCCCGTCTCGTCCTCGGTGCCGCCGATCCGGATAGCCTCCTCGCTGTAATATTCGGCGTCGAGCACCATTTCGCCCTTGGGCGTCAGCTTGAGGAAGGCGCCGACCAGCGGCCGCAGTTCGTCCGGCAGAACTGGCGCGACCTTGCGGATCGCAAGCTCCTCGGCGCTGAGCGCGTCATATTCCTGGTCCAGCGCCTTATACGCGTCCTCGCCGATGGCTTCGTCGTCCATCGCCACGGAAATCGCCTGCTGACGCTCCGCGATCGCCTCGAGCCGGGCCTGCTGTTCCTCGGTCGGGTCCGCGGTGGGCAGGATGACGCGATAGAGGCCGGCGGCGGCGCTGTGGGTATAGTTGGACGCGATCGGACGGATCCAGCCAAGGCCGAGCTCCTCGCCGACAAGCTTGGCTTCTGCCTCCATGATGTCCGCGGCGAGCCGCTGCGCGATCTCGGGATTGACCCACTTGTCGCCGCTGTCGCTGAAGAGGTCGCGATCGACCTTGCCGCCGGCGTCCGCGTAGCGGTCCTCGCCGACCAGGATGGCGACGGGATCGGTCGAGTTCATGGTCTCGTTGGCGATAACACGGCGGATGGTGTCGGCGTTGGAATAGCTGGTGCCGTAGCTGTTCCAGACGAGCAGCTGCTTCTCCTGGTTCTCTGTCGACGCATAGGCCTTGGCGACGTCGAGCGTGATCGTGCCTTCGCTCAGCGCCTCGAAGATCGGCTCGGCGAGCGTCGCAAGGCGCAGGCGGCCCTCGACGAAGCGGCGGGTGAGGCCGAAGCGTTTGGCAACGCCGTCGATGTCGCCCGTCAGCCCAATGAAATACTGGAACGCCCGGCATTCCTCGGCCGGCGTCATCTTGAGCTGGTGGAAGTTGGCCGCCGTCGAAGTCTCGGACAGGGTCGCCTCGTCACCGACCAGGACCTTCACGGGAACGTCATAGGTCTCGGGGTCGATCACGCCGCGCTCGGCGAGCAGGCGCAGGCCGCGCAGGCGGCGGCCGCCGTCGAACACCTCGAAGGTGCCGCGCGGTTTCCGGACGGGGGTGACAAGCAGGTTCTGCAGGACTCCGCGCGCTTCGAGATCGGCCGCCATCTGCGGGATTTCGAGCAGTTCGTCGGGTCGCTTGCGGACGTTGATGGGTGAAAGCGTGAGCTTGGCGAGCTTAACGGATGCGGTCATGGGAAGGAGCTCCATCTGGCGTCCGGATCATCCCGGACACCAGCTCCGTCCCCCCCTTCCCTTTCCCCGATTGGCTTACGGCGAACCAGCGAGCTGCAGAGCCGCCGAGCGATCGCTTTTCGGTCCAGCTTCGATTTTTACTGTCGGTGAACTGGCGAGCGATTAGGCTGGAACCAAGGGGGTACGTGTGAATCCGCTCGATCTGATCTCGGCAGCGCCGTGGAAGCGTGCTGCCTTCACGACCTATGCGCTTTCGCTGTCGTTCTTCGAGGCAGTGCTTCTCGACGCGCTGCTTCGCGGGGGTAGCCGCAATGCTCTCATCCTGGCCGATCCGGAAGGCGTGCGCGCCGGCCTGAGCGAGGAAGGTGCGCGCAGGGTCGGCCGCGACTATGAGATCGAAGCCGTCGCCTGCGCAAATCAAGGGGTGTTCCACGCAAAAGTGGGCGCGCTGTTCGGCGATGATGATGCTCATCTGCTCGTCGGATCGGGCAACCTGACTTTCGCGGGCTGGGGCGGCAATCTCGAGCTGGTCGAGCATCTGCACCCAAGCTTCGCGGCGGATGCATTCGACGATGCGGCGGCGTTTTTCGAACAGCTCGCCGCGTCGGCTCAGATCATCACGACGGCAGGGCCTGCCTGCGAGACGATTGCCGGCTTTCTGCGACGATCGGCGCAGGGACAGCCGCGGACGGGCCATATCCATGTGGTGCACAGCCTCGATGCGCCGATCGCGGAACAGCTCGCGCTCTATGCCGACGACCTTGGCGGCGTGACCCGCCTTACGGCGGTCTCGCCCTATTACGATCTACGCGCCGACGGGCTGGATGCGCTCGCGACACTGCTGGGTATCGAAAAAGCGCATCTCCATGCCCATCCCGCAGGAACGGTCCGCGGTCCGGGCTCGAATGCCTGGCCCTTCGAGGGCGGACCCAAGTGGCAGCCGGTCGACGTGGCTGACGCGTTCGGCCACGATGACAGACCGCTCCATGCCAAGTCGATCGAACTGGTTTGCCGCAAGGGACGCCTCCTTCTCAGCGGCAGCGCCAATGTGACGCATGCCGGTCTGTTCGGGCGAAACGTCGAGGCCGGGGTGCTCCGGGTCCAGCGGGGCAGCAAGAGCTACTGGGTGACGGCCCCGGGAACGGCCCCTGCCCGCCTCCCGGCAGACGCGCTGGACGAGAACGAGACGAGCGACTCCGCGATCGGAATCCTGAGCGCCTCGCTGGAAGGAGAACGGATAGCGGGCCGCGCGCTGACACCGAGGCTTGGCGGGAACGCAAGCGCCGTGCTGCGAACCCCCAGGGGATCCCATGCGCTGGGTCCGGTCGTGGTCTCTGGCGACGGCCATTTCCAGCTCGATGCGCCGGGCATCGAATTAGAAAGCTGGGAAAACGGTCGTCTGATCCTCGGACTCGAGCAGGGCGGCCGACGCTGGGAAGGCTTCGTGTCGATTGCGGCGGCGCTCGAGCTGATCCGGCGCACAGGTTCGATCGCCACGCGGCTCATGGCGATGCTCGCCGGCACCGAAACGCCGACCGACGTCGCCGCCATCCTGGCGTGGTTTCGCGAGGATCCGAGTCGCATGCCCGCATCGCTCGGCATCGGCGGTGGCGGTAGTGGCGGCCGGCCAGACGGGATCGAAGGCGTGGTGACGCTCGCCGACCTCAATGCGGCTGCCCTCGGCGCTAACTTGCTGTCGGCAGCGCCCGGAGAGGAAACATCGTCCGCATGGCGCCACACCATGGCTCTGATCCGTGCCGTGTTTAGACAATCGCGGGGCCCCTGGGGCGCCGGCGGCGAAACCGACGATGATGACGACGACGATGAGAAGGACCGCGAGAAGCGAGCGAGGTCCGAAGAAGCGGCGAACTATCGGTCGCTCCAGATCTTCGACGAACTCCTGATGACCATGCTGGCGCCTGAGGCCGCGGGTCGTAACGCGCTCATGGCGCTGTCGCTGTCGCATTTCCTGGCCGACCGGATCAGACCGGCACCGGCCAAGGTGCAACTCTGGCTCGACAAGGTGTTGCCGCAGATCGCCGCGCTTGACAGCCCCGAAAGCGACCTCGCCGCCGCTTCCATCCTCCTTCATCATGCCGCCGGCCGACGGGACGACAATGCCATTCGGGCGCGACGCTATTTCCTGCGTCGCGGGATCGATCCGGCCACCATTGCCGTCTCTCCAGATGTGATCCCGGCTTTCATGGCGTTGCTCGGCCAAGGCATCGACCTGGACGGCTTTCTCGGCGAAGTGCTGACGGCAAGGACCATGGGCGAGCAGATCGACGCCTATCTTGCCGCCAGCGATGGGCATGGTCCCGATGTCGGATTTGATAGCCTTCGCTCGTCGCCGCACTGGCCCAGTCTTGACCGGGCGCTGCGCGATCCCGCGTCGTTCGCCAAGCTGATGATACTCGAGACCTTCAGAGCGTCGTGCCCTCGTTGCAATATGAGGCTTCCCCTTGCGGCCGGAGAGGATCTGCGGCTGCGGGGATTGGCGAGCTGCTGTGGCCGAATCCTGCTTAATCGGGATTGCTGATCGTGATGGATCTGAACGAACTCCTCGACGTCGCACGCACCGCCGGCGAACCCCGTCCGGTCGACAGAAGCAAGATCGGCATGGGGGGTGTGGATCCGCTCGGTCTGCGCCAGATCAATTTCGGCCTGATGGACCGGGTGCTCCCTGACCTCAACAACGTGGCAAGCCACATCCGGCCCTATACGCTGATGGCCTGGGCCTGGCGGCGTGTCCGCCATATCCTGGAGCGCGGAAGGCGACAGAGCGCGCAGCCCGAGGAAATGCGCGATTTCGTCGACCGGATCGAGGCGATCTACGCCTGGTCCCAGTTCCTGATCGATCCCAAAGCCGACATACCCGGAGCACAGGCCATGCGCCCGATGCTGGATGCCGTGCGCTATCGGTTTGGCGGCGAGGAATGGGAAGCCCGGCGTAACATGCGACGCTATTCCACCGGTTTCATATCGCCTCTGAACTACGGCCCGAGCCTGCGCACGATGGGATGGTTGATCCCGATCGAGGGCGCCGCTGGCATATTCCAGCCCGATCCCGCCCTCGAGCCGGTGCTCGACGCTTTCGAAAAGCGCGTCGAGGCGGAATTGGATCACGAGGCGTTCCATCGCTTCGGAAGCGTCAGCGTGAAGCGGGCGGACGCCGAGCGCTGGGGTAAACTCTGGACGATGGACAAGCCTCGCGCGGCCGAAGCGAAGGCCATGTTCACCAGGCTCGGCGGCGAACGCGCGGCGCCCGCCCGCCAGAAAGGCGTCGCTCTGATCCAGGCTGCCTATGCGGATCTCGCGGACGAGGAGGCGACTTACGAGGACATCAGAATGCGCATGGCCGATCGGGCCGACGCATGGAACAGTGCGAACGACCGCCCGATCGCGGCGGACGAATGGCGAGCGGTCCAGATCCGGCAGCTGTTCCGGCTCGCGCTCGAAGGCCTGTTCTATTGGACGATCGGCGCGCTTCTACCTGGCCCTCGCTCCACCGGGCAACTCGCACAGGCCTTCATCGATGCCGTGGATGAGACGTCGAAGGCGGATAGCGCTGGAGACTGGATTCTCGTGTCGAAGGACACCGCGAATCCTGTCCAACGTCTTCGCTCCCTGCAGAAAGTCCTGCGCGACCAGGAACAGCTTCCGGCTGCCATTGTCGCAGCCCTTGCTCTCTGCCTCCGGGAAGCGCCGAACCAGGGCCATCCCTTCGAGAATCCCGATCGATTGCCCCTCAGCCGTGCCAAGAGGGAGGCGGAAGGCTGGCGTGAGCTCTCGCCGGCCGGCTTCGTCGGGCGCGTGCTCGAGATCTGGATCATGGCGCAGCATGCCTATTGGTCCGTGGGACGGGGCCTGGCCGACGCTCGCAATCGGGGCAAGACGATCCTCCGTTTGCGGATTGTCATGGATGAGGGCGGATGGACGCTCACGCCGGGCACGACGCGCCAGGGCAATCCTCCAGAGCCGACACCCGACCGCCTCGAAACGGCTACAAGCCTACTCGTCGAATGCGGTCGACTATAGATCGACGGGAGTGTCATCTTCGTGCAAGGGATTGGTCGTTATCCGCGAACTCATGTCCCCGCGGCCTGGGGACTTTCGAGGCGAAGGCACTCGCGGGTCAGGCAGAGCACGGACCGCCGACAACGTCTCTGCGAGCTGCCACCGCGTGTTGCGGCCCGCTTTTTGGAAGTTTTTCCGTGTTTTGCAAATGACGATTCGGGCTTCGGCAGACACTTAACCGAGCATCTGGCCGAGGATCGCCTCTGCCGACGGCATCGGTACGAAAACCCGCGTGCGATACTGGATCACTTCGGTGAAGCAGCCGATCGACTTGAGCCAAGGCAGCCGCTCGTGTGGGCAACCCACCAGCTCGATCCGCTGCGAACCGTTGACGACCGAGCGCTTGATGGTGAGCGGGAACGGGTGCGAGACATCGACGCTGCGCCCCGCCGAGACTGCCTTGGCGATGGCGTCGGGCGGGAGCGTATCAGAACGATCGATCCCGAGCTTGGTGAAGAGCTGGGGCACATGATCGTCGAACACGAGGCGCCCCAGCCAGGACTGCCCTTCCCCATCAACGATGCGGTTGACCGCCATATGATCGCTCGGCAGGGCTGACCAGATCGGCAGCAACAGGCCCGTCGCGAGCCGGATCGTCTCGCTGTCGACGGTTTCCCGGGCTATTTCGACTTCCCTCGTCCATTCGGTGCTGAACGTCACGCGGTCGACTTCCTCCCAGGAGGACTCGTAGAGGTCGTCCTCGCGCATATATTCGTTGCGCGTCGGTCGCATCATCTCGACGCGCGCAATGGGCGTCCCCTCCTTCTCCTCCATGAGCGATCGCGCCCGGGTCCGAAGCGCGGCCTTCCCCGACTTGCGGTTGATCA belongs to Novosphingobium pentaromativorans US6-1 and includes:
- a CDS encoding ParB/RepB/Spo0J family partition protein, with product MTASVKLAKLTLSPINVRKRPDELLEIPQMAADLEARGVLQNLLVTPVRKPRGTFEVFDGGRRLRGLRLLAERGVIDPETYDVPVKVLVGDEATLSETSTAANFHQLKMTPAEECRAFQYFIGLTGDIDGVAKRFGLTRRFVEGRLRLATLAEPIFEALSEGTITLDVAKAYASTENQEKQLLVWNSYGTSYSNADTIRRVIANETMNSTDPVAILVGEDRYADAGGKVDRDLFSDSGDKWVNPEIAQRLAADIMEAEAKLVGEELGLGWIRPIASNYTHSAAAGLYRVILPTADPTEEQQARLEAIAERQQAISVAMDDEAIGEDAYKALDQEYDALSAEELAIRKVAPVLPDELRPLVGAFLKLTPKGEMVLDAEYYSEEAIRIGGTEDETGDTADKGSRGRPSGAGRESATPASRPEAVAPGGKPLSARLYDELAMQRRDVLAATLLSHPALALDYALFVMIDDRMTAESAYGSTIRARSPQDPVTGEQPATRARSYLAEAHDGLDAGWTEYQSQVDRFEAFRGLDDDAKAAWLAYIVAMSLEAPNSRAEQSPLQNRLATIMEIDVASWWRPTSENFFDRVSKGSILTLLADVGGAALTARHATMKKSEISESCAKLFAGEAIVEPEVRDAALAWVPNAMKFLDSAPADDLDVDDEPEDQGGDQDTVAVNDADGEPQLDDQDALAA
- a CDS encoding septum formation inhibitor-activating ATPase; its protein translation is MDLNELLDVARTAGEPRPVDRSKIGMGGVDPLGLRQINFGLMDRVLPDLNNVASHIRPYTLMAWAWRRVRHILERGRRQSAQPEEMRDFVDRIEAIYAWSQFLIDPKADIPGAQAMRPMLDAVRYRFGGEEWEARRNMRRYSTGFISPLNYGPSLRTMGWLIPIEGAAGIFQPDPALEPVLDAFEKRVEAELDHEAFHRFGSVSVKRADAERWGKLWTMDKPRAAEAKAMFTRLGGERAAPARQKGVALIQAAYADLADEEATYEDIRMRMADRADAWNSANDRPIAADEWRAVQIRQLFRLALEGLFYWTIGALLPGPRSTGQLAQAFIDAVDETSKADSAGDWILVSKDTANPVQRLRSLQKVLRDQEQLPAAIVAALALCLREAPNQGHPFENPDRLPLSRAKREAEGWRELSPAGFVGRVLEIWIMAQHAYWSVGRGLADARNRGKTILRLRIVMDEGGWTLTPGTTRQGNPPEPTPDRLETATSLLVECGRL